GTAGAGCTGTACATATTGTGTTGTGCGGAGGTGGATGGTCCGGCATCATCATTTCAGCATTGTCCACGTTGTGCAGAGGTAGATGAGTGGGTTTCAGTATAGGTTTGCGGCTGTCTTCCTTGGCGCCTTTGTCGTCGCCCGAAGTTTGTCACCCTTTCAGTAGGGACGGAGGAAATATTTGCTTCCATTGATAACTTCAGTCAAGTAAGGCCCTCTACTATTGGTGGAAGGACTTGCTGTGCTGTGAGATCATTCCTCTGTTGATTTGCAACAgctaaatttaacattttattgaCCTCAGTTTGCTGCcgcagaaaaaggaaaataacatttattagtGCAGTAATattgaaaaagtgaaaataataatttcttatcAATATTAGTGTAGTATTTGGATGTGTAAATAACTTGTTATCAATATTAGTGCAGTATTATCGaaaaagctaaaataataaCCTGGTATATATGGGCAGCCGCCTCTGGTGTTGTGAATAGATGACCATTTTGCTGGTACCATGTTGCGTAGTCCACACTTGAATCAAAATGGTCATCTCCAACTAGAAGTTCAGCTCGCATATTCCAACGCTCGTAGTATTGGTCATGTTGCCTTCTCCAATTGACAGTGGACTTTCCAGTCAACTTTACACAATGCACAGATTTATCCAAATTGTCTGTAGGCCACCTTGGACATCTTTGTAACAACCCAAACTGTTGCATGACTCTTTCTGGGTGGTAATACTCTACAATTTGGAAGCACAGCAATGGCGCTGTTGTAGTCCATATATTTCTTTCTACAAGACACCATGGATGCATATAGTTATCGTATGGTGTCCAAACAACCTGCAATTCCAATTACAATAACTATGTTATAATCAATCAAGACAATAATATAACTAGTAAATTAACCATTGATGCATTGTGATATATTACCTGTTTATTATTATGTGTATCGTGATTAGAACGGTATGAACGCAAAACATGCGTTGGTGTATGAGTGAATGTTCTTTTGGTATCCCACCTATACACAATTAATGATTGTCATACAATATTTAGAGTTTGGAAGTATCAAGGATTACAAAATTgtatagaaataaaaagtaaatattatacCTGCAACCGTATGGGTCGTCGccatttaaatttgttggatttattggAATTGGGGTCAGATATGGAAGATGCTCCCACGCCCATAATTGTAATATGAAAACAGGACCTGCAATCTCCATGCTTTTTTTAATAGCAGCAGTACACAGCTCTTTATAAAGGTAAGCTAGTGTAGCACTACCCCAGCTATATTCCCCAGCTACACCAAAGTCGTCTAACAGCTTGAGAAAGCAGCAATGCAATCTACTTTGGCTCTTATTTCCAAATAGTAAAGCCAAAACCTGAAACATGTATGCCCTAGCATGCTGTTGGGTTGTTATAGCATTGGCACCCTCTGGTAGGTTTGAGAATGTATCCCTTACCCATGTTATTTTAAGGCCACCAAATTTCAATGCTGTTTCAGGTGGTGTCACCCCAAGTAAATTACGGCATTCTGTACTCCAAGTCAAATTTATTGGCCCGCACACTGCATTGCCATCAATAGGCAATCCTGTAAGGATTACTATATCCTGTAGAGTTATAGTCATTTCACAATTAGGTAGGTGAAATGTATGGGTACTACATTGCCATCGCTCTACCATAGAAGTGATAAGACTCCAATCAATATCTATATGTGGTAGGCGGGTAACACGGTATAATCTACATTGATGCAAATATGGGGCGATACGCTCGCCTAACTGCGGGAGGGGTGCAAACGATTGAGGTCGCACTCGTAAGGTGGaaacctgaattttttttttttttttaaatatacaatgttATATTGCTAAtgtataaattattttcatgtaaattgaataattgtatatattattaggacattaataaatttggatctTGCAACGTACATTGCCTTCCATTGCATCATTAGAGATGTGGTATTGTTGCTCCATTTCAAATATATctacaacaaaattgaaagaaactCAAATAAAGGATTTATgatgcaaaatttttaataataataatattaatagttttagcaaaaataatcataCACACAATAATTAGTATTAACTATAATTGAGATGCTCCCAACAATTGTGATGCCAACTAAAAGAGTGAGAATTATAGAGTGatacttgcaaaaaaaaaaaaaaacacacaatcagatagccataaaaaataattcattaatctaaaatttgaataacaagagcaacaacaacaacaacaacaccaacaattatcataatcataggcatacaaataatattaattacaattacaacaatacataatattttacaatgtATTAGTTTCTAATATTTACAAAGCACatgtttatataataataataaatttgttaatttctaGAGCTATAAGTTAataagcaaagcaaaaaaacttacattaaCAAAAAACTTACAATCTTTAGTTGTGGCACACTGAAACAAAGTAAAAGAATAACTTTGCAGCCTGAGGAATTGTGATGAGATGCAATTCTACTTCGCACTTCCCTTCTCTTTTATTAccaattgaacaataaaaagacaaaaaagaaagatttaggCGTGGTAAAATTTATTTCTTGCAGAGAATATAAGTCAGATGAGACGAGGAGCAGACAAAAAAGAATGGAGATGAGGTGAGATGAGATGAGGAGTAGACAAAAAAGAATCACGTTAAAGATTCAGGTGTGGCAAAATATATTTTCTGCagagaataaaaatcaaatgagaTGAGGAGTTGAGGTGATTGGTTGATTGAatctttgtcttttttggtttactttctttgcttttttttgtttacaacgtACATGTACatgtaagaatctatgtactttctttgttttttttttttaaagcgtgcacatcaatcattttttttccgtAGTGTAAGAAtatatgtactttctttgcttttttggtttactgtgtacacatcaataatttttttcttctatattgtaagaatctaggtactttctttactttttttggtttatagtgtgcacatcaatcattttttcttttctatggtaAGAATCcgtactttctttgttttttttgtttacagcgtgcacatCAGTCATTTTTTCGTtctataagaatctatgtactttttttttgtttttgttcacaGCGTGCACTTTAGAAAAAGATTCAATGTACCAGtgtacttgaatctatcctTATCTATTTCTAAAAGAACGTGACAAACCAAACTGGTTCaatcaaaaatatattgaaagaataatatgcgtactttttttatatctctatcctctatttcggcaatactattgccacaattctttttttctcacattttcggcaattagattgtcacaattttttttttcctatttcgacaataccattgccacaattaatttgtcacaaatttttttccccctatttcGACAATACCATTAccacaatttttcttctttttttttttttcccacaatttcAGTAATGGCACTGCCGAAattgggaaattattttttcccacattttcggcaatccaaTTGCcgttttctctcctttttatttttatttttaatccttttgtactttttttttctcacatttacaGCAACGCTATTGCCGTAAtccttttctcctttctttccCACAATTTCAGCAATGGCACTGCcgaaattgaggaaaaattaaataattttcccctatttcggcaatagcgttgccgtaaatgtaaataaaaaaaaaaaaaaaaaaaagagaaaacagcaatgggattaccgaaattgtgggaaaaaaaaaattttttttcctccaaaatttcggcaatggcattatcgaaattgtggggaaaattttttttttttttcctccacaatttcggcaatggcattaccgaaattgtgggggaaaaataatattttttttcctaaaaaaaatttttccacCACAATTTTGGCAATgtcattaccgaaattgtgggggaaaaattttttttttcccacattttcggcaatcccattgctgttttatcttttatttatttatttacatttacggcaacgctattgccgaaatagggggaaattatttaatttttcctcaatttcggcaatcccattgctgttttctctttttatttatttatttacatttacggcaacactattgccgaaataggggaaattatttttccaaatttttccccaatttctttttatttatttatttatttatttacatttatttacatttacggcaacgctattgccgaaatagataTTTCCTCCTATTACGGCAATGGGATTGCTGTaatccttttctctcttttttttttctttttttttattttttattttttatttacatttacggcaatggtattgccgaaacaggggaaattttttttttcctatttcggcaatcccgTTGCCGTAatccttttctcatttttttctttttttttttcacattttcggcaatgctATTGCCGTAATccaaatagggaaaaaaaatttccccaattcattctcttttttttcccacattttcgTCAATGGAATTGCCGAAATTTGTTTTCCTATTTCGGAAATCCCATTGCCATaatccttctctcttttttttttctcacattttcggcaatcccattgttacaattgctaaaaaaaattttattccctTATTTCGTCAATggtatttccaattttttttctttctatttcgaCAATGCAATTACCTCAAGTAGtttgtcacttttatttttctccctatttcgaCAATGGTAttaccacaaattttttttcctattttggcaatgtcattgccacaattagttgtcacaaatttttttaactaataataactaattatatgtgatttattgtgaaaatattgtggactaattatatgtgatttattgtgaaaatattatggacatgaaacctgttttttacttttatagaGATTTcgaaaccacttttttttttccattttcgaCAATACCATTATcacaattgctaaaaaaaaatttattcccctatttcggcaataacATTGCcattattgctttttttttaaaattttaagagcattcaattgccgaaattcaacattttctaCCTCTGCTTTTTGGttattctctcttctctttcctgctttttggttattctctctcctctctcctacttttttgttattctctctcctctctcctgctttttggttattctctctcctctctcctacttttttgttattctctctcctctctcctgctTTCTGGTTGAATTTCGGTatccttattctctctcttgcttttttttgctgaatttcggcaacgccattgccgaaattcagtctctctcctcagTTTCCCAATTAACTTCGAACAGTAGCTATAACGcaaattaactttaaattttgcaattttaacccaaaagactctaTAATtagttcacaatattttcacaataaatcacatataattagttattattagttaaaaaaatttgtgacaactaattgtggcaataacattgccgaaataggaaaaaaaaatttgtggcaataccattgccaaaaaagggagaaaaatagaagTGACAAACTACTTGAGGCAATTGCATTGCCgaaaatagggagaaaaaaaaattggaaataccATTGCTGAAATaggggaataaaaaaatttttagcaattgtgACAATAGGATTGtcgaaaatgtgagaaaaaaaaagagagaaggattATGGCAATGGGATTTCCGAAATAGGAAAACAAATTTCGGCAATTCCATTGACGAAAATgtggagaaaagaagaagaaagatttgTGGGAATCAAAatttttcccctatttcggcaaaatgtaaaaaaaaaaaagaaaaaaaaaagattacggcaatggtattgccgaaatagggggggaaattttttttacatttacggcaatggtattgccgaaataggggggaAACAATTtcccccctatttcggcaatcccgTTGCCGTaatccttttctccttttttttttttttttttttttttttttttttttcacattttgccAAAATAGGGAAAAATTTTGATTCccacaaatctttttttttttccacattttcgTCAATGGAATTGCCGAAATTTGTTTTCCTATTTCGGAAATCCCATTGCCATaatccttctctctttttttttctcacattttcggcaattcTATTGTcacaattgctaaaaaaatttttattcccctatttcggcaatggtatttccaattttttttctccctatttcggcaatgcaaTTGCCTCAAGTAGtttgtcacttttatttttctccctatttcggcaatggtattgccacaaatttttttttcctatttcggcaatgccattgccacaattagttgtcacaaatttttttaactaataataactaattatatgtgatttattatgaaaatattgtggactaattatatgtgatttattgtgaaaatattgtgaacatgaAACCTATTTTTTACTCTTCTAGAGATTTCGAAaccacgttttttttttccattttcggcaatgccattatcacaattgctaaaaaaaaaaaaaaatttattctccTCATCTcatctgatttttttattttaagagcaCTCCACACTCAGACACACAGCACAGCATTCGGTAGGAAAACTGGGCAGTggaatttcggcaatgggattgatgaaattcaagattttctctctcctcctttcCTTATTCTCTCCtatttttggctgaatttcggcaatcccattaccgaaattcagtctctctcccCAATTTGCCAATTAACTTCCAACAGTTCCTATAACGCaaataaactttaaattttgcaatattaacccaaaagactctttttttttggtagagcatttttttttaaagcaatatAAACAGACAAGAAGTTGCAGGACAAGCTGGCCTGTTAAAttacacttttaaaaaaaaaaaaaaaatagaaaaaagaaagatggccTCTCCACCGCTCACAATTTGCTACATGAGCAAATTTTTGCACAAATTATGCAACAAGCTGTGTTACTAGCATGACTCATAAAAGACATCTAATACGAAGATGAGGGAGAACGAAAATGAATAAAACCATGAAGggttttataataatttcacaCCAAATCTTAGTAAGTTTAATAAGTTTTTATCAGTTCTAATTTAACTCACTATTGAAATTACTTCTTTACTCACCCGTGACAATTAATAGCAatttatcacttaaaatttgtggtAAAAATATTAACATATCTTATTACTCATTTAGTTGGTTAGACTAATGCTTTCCTAactaataaaatcaattagGCAATTTTGAATATATACCACTGTATCTctgtaaatttctttaaaaaattttctctcaattctcatatgtgttaaaaatacttagtattctttaaaaactaataaaaccaATTATTTGAGGAGTACGGGAAGGAAGAGTACTTCTGCTGAGTTGTTAGGCTTTGAATCTTGGGTAGACCAAATAAACGGTTTTAGTAGTTGGGAAGTAATATAAAATAAGTTGTCCCctcgtttaaaaaaaaaaggaatgtcttcctatTTCTTTGTTAGCAATCACGTCAATtggtgtataatagaaaaaaaaagttatatatatatatatatatatttgtccaAAAACTAGGGTgtataaatatgtatatttacaattttactaTAGTAATAGTGTATTTAGCTacccgagagagagagagagagagagagagagagagagagagagagagagagagagagagagagagagagagagagagagagctccgGCCACCCATCTcatcgtctctctctctctctctctctctctccaaatttgTCACACCCTCTCTCCCAATCGATCCAAAGAGATCAGACTATAGAGCTCCGGCCACCCATCTcatcgtctctctctctctctctctctctccaaatttgTCACACCCTCTCTCCCAATCGATCCAAcctctttccttcttttatGAACTGATCAACACCAATCGGTGGTTGGCGATGGTGGTTGTGTCCaatttgggttttggttgggGCTGATGGTGGCTAGGTTTTGGCTAGGTGGTTGGTTGGGTTTAGATTGGCATGGATGAGTGGTTGGCATaaggctttttgtttttttttttttttttttttttttttttgtttttgttttttttttttttatggtggtCATTGGGTTTTGTGGGGTGGTTGCcgaattatataaataattccagccaaaattttacatgcaagccaaacacttgaaaatattttcacatttcacctgaaaatattttacacactaaaaacattttatatcgAGCTAAACCCAGCCTtagtccattttttttttcttcttaatcttcattttCCTTTCCTCATTTCTTCATCTTACCATTCATTCCAAACCACCACCCCACCCCAACCACAAAACCACTGCCTaacccagcaaaaaaaaaaaaaaaaaaaaaacccaaacaaatgGGTCATGTAGTCGATCAACCATAAGATCAATATACCAACAATTCAAAGGAACCTCTAACTCCTTAATCTTGCTTGGTGGGTTGTTAGTCTATGGGTATGAATTTTTATGTGGGTTGATGATAAGTGCGGTCGattttatttggtgattttgggTGGTGATGATAATTGGTTGCTTGATGATGGGTGGGCTGATGGTGGCTAGTTGCTTGATGATGGGTGTGGGTTGATCTATACACTTAAAGTCATCACAAGACATATCAAATTTACTTTCCGCTATACTCTAGTTTCTTTGATGATTTCTTTGTGCCTccatgatttgcatgtaatttgaccta
The sequence above is drawn from the Quercus robur chromosome 7, dhQueRobu3.1, whole genome shotgun sequence genome and encodes:
- the LOC126691285 gene encoding serine/threonine-protein phosphatase 7 long form homolog is translated as MTITLQDIVILTGLPIDGNAVCGPINLTWSTECRNLLGVTPPETALKFGGLKITWVRDTFSNLPEGANAITTQQHARAYMFQVLALLFGNKSQSRLHCCFLKLLDDFGVAGEYSWGSATLAYLYKELCTAAIKKSMEIAGPVFILQLWAWEHLPYLTPIPINPTNLNGDDPYGCRWDTKRTFTHTPTHVLRSYRSNHDTHNNKQVVWTPYDNYMHPWCLVERNIWTTTAPLLCFQIVEYYHPERVMQQFGLLQRCPRWPTDNLDKSVHCVKLTGKSTVNWRRQHDQYYERWNMRAELLVGDDHFDSSVDYATWYQQNGHLFTTPEAAAHIYQQTEVNKMLNLAVANQQRNDLTAQQVLPPIVEGLT